The Lachnospiraceae bacterium genome has a window encoding:
- the glgB gene encoding 1,4-alpha-glucan branching protein GlgB, which yields MDKANNFAVHIFHEGTNYRAYLYLGAHAAVDAEGKVCTVFRVWAPNAREISVVGDFCGWEPQQGVSMTKISSAGLWEGFAYGLKELDLYKYCIVGADGKTYMKSDPYGFYMEKRPATASVLYHLEGYSWQDDKWMKKRRKAVPYEEPMNIYELHAGSWKLDSEKQYLPYPSLARELCEYVKAMGYTHIELMPLAEYPYDGSWGYQVMGYYAPTSRYGTPKQFMEFVDICHQYQLGVIMDWVPAHFPKDAAGLAYFDGHALYEYEDPRKGEHYEWGTKVFDYGRPEVVSFLISNAMFWLDMYHIDGLRVDAVASMLYLNYARRDGEWVANQYGGYENLEAVKFLQTLNQAVFKEHPGILMIAEESTAWPMVTKPVSDGGLGFNFKWNMGWMNDMLEYIGMDPFFRKDHHNDITFSLTYAFSENYILPLSHDEVVHGKKSLLDKNPGEYEQKFAGLRAFYGYTMAHPGKKLLFMGGEFGQFIEWNYAQALDWQLLEYEMHQKLQAYVKELNHFYLKHPAFYEQDSSWEGFSWICHDDHMQNVVSFRRMDKKGKEVVVVVNFSPVARENYRIGVAQDAYYIEALNSDAERFGGSGVGSRGYISAEEIPMHGYEYSISITVPPMAAVYFTTRKKRSKGNQGKKQKTAGKK from the coding sequence ATGGACAAAGCTAACAACTTTGCCGTGCATATCTTTCATGAGGGGACGAATTACCGAGCCTATTTATATCTGGGAGCACATGCTGCAGTAGATGCGGAAGGCAAAGTGTGTACCGTTTTTCGGGTATGGGCGCCAAACGCCAGGGAGATTTCTGTAGTTGGAGATTTTTGCGGATGGGAGCCTCAGCAAGGGGTTTCAATGACAAAAATTAGCAGTGCCGGACTCTGGGAAGGGTTTGCCTATGGGCTTAAAGAGCTGGATCTTTATAAATATTGTATAGTGGGAGCCGATGGCAAGACATATATGAAGAGTGATCCTTACGGATTTTATATGGAAAAGAGGCCAGCGACCGCTTCCGTTTTATACCATCTTGAGGGATATTCGTGGCAGGATGATAAATGGATGAAAAAACGGCGCAAGGCAGTGCCTTATGAAGAACCGATGAATATTTATGAGCTGCACGCCGGCTCATGGAAATTGGACTCTGAAAAACAGTATTTACCATATCCTAGCCTGGCAAGAGAGCTTTGTGAGTATGTAAAAGCAATGGGATATACGCATATTGAGCTGATGCCCTTAGCGGAATATCCATATGACGGTTCTTGGGGATATCAGGTGATGGGATATTATGCACCGACTTCTCGTTATGGAACGCCAAAACAATTTATGGAATTTGTGGATATCTGCCATCAGTACCAATTAGGGGTGATTATGGACTGGGTGCCGGCTCATTTCCCTAAAGATGCGGCCGGGCTTGCTTATTTTGACGGACATGCGCTATATGAATATGAGGATCCGCGAAAAGGGGAGCATTATGAGTGGGGAACAAAGGTTTTTGATTACGGTAGACCTGAAGTTGTCAGTTTTTTAATCTCTAATGCGATGTTTTGGCTGGATATGTATCATATAGACGGGCTCAGAGTTGATGCGGTAGCCAGTATGCTTTATTTGAATTATGCCCGCAGGGACGGCGAGTGGGTAGCGAACCAGTATGGGGGCTATGAAAATCTGGAAGCAGTTAAATTTTTGCAGACGCTGAATCAAGCAGTTTTTAAGGAACATCCGGGCATTCTGATGATTGCCGAGGAGTCTACAGCATGGCCTATGGTGACGAAACCGGTTTCGGACGGCGGTCTGGGATTTAATTTTAAATGGAATATGGGCTGGATGAACGATATGCTCGAATATATCGGTATGGATCCGTTTTTTAGAAAGGATCATCATAATGATATTACGTTTTCTCTTACCTATGCATTTTCGGAAAATTATATTTTGCCTTTATCTCATGACGAAGTGGTGCACGGCAAGAAGTCACTATTAGATAAAAATCCCGGTGAATATGAGCAAAAATTTGCAGGGCTGCGGGCATTTTACGGTTATACAATGGCGCATCCGGGCAAGAAGCTGTTATTTATGGGAGGCGAGTTCGGACAGTTTATTGAATGGAATTATGCGCAGGCACTGGATTGGCAGCTGCTGGAATATGAGATGCATCAAAAACTGCAGGCATATGTAAAAGAATTAAATCATTTTTATCTCAAGCATCCGGCATTTTATGAGCAGGACAGCTCATGGGAAGGATTTAGCTGGATTTGCCATGATGATCATATGCAAAATGTAGTTTCTTTTCGGCGTATGGATAAAAAAGGAAAAGAAGTGGTGGTCGTGGTCAATTTCTCGCCTGTGGCGAGAGAAAATTATAGAATTGGAGTGGCGCAGGATGCGTATTATATAGAGGCGCTCAATAGTGATGCAGAAAGATTTGGCGGATCTGGCGTCGGTAGCCGAGGGTATATCAGTGCAGAGGAAATACCGATGCATGGGTATGAGTACTCTATTTCCATCACAGTACCGCCGATGGCTGCCGTGTACTTTACAACCAGAAAAAAGCGGAGCAAAGGTAATCAGGGAAAAAAGCAGAAGACAGCAGGTAAAAAGTGA
- a CDS encoding glucose-1-phosphate adenylyltransferase, giving the protein MRTKKESVAMLLAGGQGSRLGVLTKTVAKPAIPFGGKYRIIDFTLSNCINSGIDTVGVLTQYMPLDLNAYIGNGQPWDLDRNDGGVSVLPPYVRGKDGQWYKGTANAIYQNMHFIERYDPEYVVILSGDHIYKMDYSKMIDYHRKKEAACTIAVLNVTLEEASRFGIMNTDEDNRIYEFEEKPAEPKSTKASMGVYVFSWKKLKKYLEEDENTPGSSNDFGKNIIPNMLGAGEAMYAYEFSGYWKDVGTLDSLWEANMELLDPANPINLSDPTWKIYARNPNEPPHFTAAEAQIKNSMITEGTRVYGTVEHSVIFHGVSIGKGAIVRDSVILPNSKIEDGAVVEYAIVGQEAVIGKNARVGCSKEEAMKTVQPDPMAGYMAVLADEIQIGENKTVQAGEMLAQDRL; this is encoded by the coding sequence ATGCGTACTAAGAAAGAAAGCGTGGCGATGCTGCTGGCCGGCGGTCAGGGCAGTCGTCTAGGCGTACTTACGAAAACGGTGGCGAAGCCGGCGATTCCGTTTGGAGGTAAATATCGTATTATTGATTTTACGCTCAGCAACTGTATCAATTCTGGCATCGATACAGTGGGGGTGCTTACACAGTATATGCCCCTTGATCTCAATGCCTATATCGGCAATGGACAACCGTGGGATTTGGATCGGAACGACGGCGGGGTCTCTGTATTGCCGCCCTATGTAAGAGGAAAGGATGGGCAGTGGTACAAGGGAACGGCGAATGCAATTTATCAAAATATGCATTTTATTGAGCGCTATGATCCGGAATATGTGGTGATCTTGTCAGGGGATCATATTTATAAAATGGATTATTCTAAGATGATTGATTATCATAGAAAAAAAGAGGCTGCTTGTACGATTGCCGTATTGAATGTGACGCTTGAAGAAGCCAGCCGGTTTGGGATTATGAATACGGATGAGGATAACCGCATTTATGAATTTGAAGAAAAACCGGCAGAGCCGAAATCGACGAAGGCCTCGATGGGCGTTTATGTGTTTAGCTGGAAAAAGCTGAAAAAGTATCTGGAAGAGGATGAAAATACGCCAGGTTCTTCCAATGACTTTGGAAAAAATATCATTCCCAATATGCTGGGAGCGGGAGAAGCGATGTATGCATATGAATTCTCCGGATATTGGAAAGATGTAGGAACGCTGGATTCTTTGTGGGAGGCGAATATGGAGCTTCTGGATCCGGCTAACCCGATCAATCTGTCAGATCCTACGTGGAAAATTTACGCCCGCAATCCTAATGAACCGCCACATTTTACAGCTGCTGAGGCGCAGATTAAAAATTCGATGATTACGGAAGGAACCAGAGTATATGGAACTGTGGAGCATTCCGTTATTTTCCATGGCGTTTCTATCGGCAAAGGAGCGATTGTACGAGATTCGGTTATTCTGCCTAACAGTAAAATTGAAGACGGCGCGGTGGTAGAATATGCGATTGTGGGGCAAGAGGCTGTTATCGGAAAAAATGCCCGCGTTGGATGCAGTAAAGAAGAAGCGATGAAAACCGTACAGCCGGATCCTATGGCAGGCTATATGGCAGTTTTGGCTGATGAGATTCAGATTGGTGAAAATAAAACGGTGCAGGCCGGTGAAATGCTGGCGCAGGATCGGTTATAA